A window of Methylocaldum szegediense genomic DNA:
AGATCGATATGCTGTCGCGCCGCACCCGTGTCGCGTATTGGGCCATCAGCCTTTGCACCGCCTGTGCGCTACTCATTTGCACGCTCATCGTCATTTTGTTCGTCGGCGCTTTTCTAAGCCTGGATGTTTCGAGCGCCATTGCGATCCTGTTCATTGCCGCGATGGCTGCTCTGATCATCGGTCTTTACTTCTTCCTGCACGAAATCTATCTGGCGACCGCCAGTTTGCGATTCCGGCGGCGCTCACGGGTAAATTCGGATAAGAATCGAACCGCGCGAGTACATCCCCTTCGTACCGAGCAGTCAGGGCCCGCCAATGGAGCGGGCAGTGAATCCGGGCTTCCCCACCCGGAAAAGGTGCCTAAGACCTAAATAAAAGACCGTATCGTTGGGTTGCCTACCATGCGCATCGTGCGTGCGGCCCTGAATGGGCGTGGAGTTGGACTATAGCGGGCAATAAGCGCTTCAATCGGGTTTTATGAATCGGTGCTGCTGGAGAAGCCGCTGTTTCGCGGCGCTTTTCGATGAGAATTGGGATTGACAGGGTTAATGGTCAGAGCTCGATGCCAGTGCCCGTAAATCCCGCTCGAGCAATTCCTCGTCGCCGAGATTGAGTTCGACCAACCTTTTCAGCGCAGAAATGCTATCGAGATCGGCGCGTTGGCACACGAAGCCAGCCTTTGTTCCGTCGCGGTGTGCGAGGGAAACGTCCATCACGATTCGAACCGTTGGGCTCAGATCGATGCGAAGTTCGTAAATTTGTCCAGGTTCGAAGTCCCAGTCGTTGCTGAGTTCTATAAGACAGCCCTTGAGCGAGAGATCCAGGATTTTGCACGGCAGGATTTTGTCGTCTCGAGACAGCGTGGCAGGCGCGTCGTGAGCGACACGATGAAAGTGGCGCTTGTCCGAGCGCCGGGCGCGGGACATGAAGCGGCTCCTCGCAATCACTCTTGGAAGAATTGCATGAGGGAATCGTTAATCTTGATGATGTCGCCGTCGCTCAAGAGTACGGCCTGATCCTTCACGGGCTTGTCGTTGACTGTGAGCGAGGTGCCTTCGGCCAAGGGCGAAATAAAATACCCGTCCTTGCGCTTGGCGATAATAACCACGTCGGAACCTTCCTTTCCGAGGCGGACCAATGATTTCTTCAAAGGGATCACGAGGCCGATCTGTCGTCCATTCAACACCTGCAAACTGCCGTTGAAGAATTTGGCGTCGGTGTCCGTCCAGACTTCCGGCTCTGGATCGGGTTCCAACTGGCTTTCTGATTGGAAGGTACTTTCCTCAGTAAAGAAGAGAACATGTTTGCCCACGGTAATTCGGTCACCGTGACTAAGCGCGTGCTCAACGACTTTCTTGTCGTTGACGAATACGGGAAAGCGACTGTCGACTTCGCGAATAATGTGTTGTTCGGGGGTCGATTCGACAATGGCGTGCTGAGGCGCAACGGCAAGACTGTCGATATGCAGGGCGTTGGACGGATCACGACCGATGCCGATCTCGCCCGGTTTTAGCGTGATGGCCTGGAGTGACTTACCTTTGAACGTGAGCGTTAATTTGGCCATTAAAATAGCTCGCTTTACCCTAAAGTCGTTGTTGCCAAAAGTATACACATAAGTACTATTGGTGTCGCAGATTGGCGACTTTCACCAGGCATGTCCGTGAACATCCCGCTAAAAATATAGTTGACATGGCTGTTTCTGGGCGCCAGATCGGTATCTTTCGGAGCCGATTCGAAGGGGGACCGTTTCGTTGACGACGAATTTTTGACGGCTAAACTTTCAGGCCGGTTGTTGTTGCAATTTCACCATATCATCCGGACCGGTCGGCTCAGATGCCTGTGCCGGCCTTTGGGGAGCAGACGAGATGGGCTTGCGCCGAATTTTATTAGTCCAAAGCGAGGACACTCTATATTCCGAGCTGAGCATAGTTCTGAAGTTCCTCGAGTGTGACGTCGTTATGCGCCGCCTGGATGCCCTCGAGGAGGAAACGGATGCTGAATTCGACGCCGTGTTCATCGGCGTGGGCAAGGATGTCGAGCAGGTGGTTTTGAAGACGGTGGAGCTTTATAGGCATGTTCCGCTCGTCCTGGTGATGGACAAGACTTCGCCCAGACCGCTGGCGAGCGGTCTGGAAAGTAGAGCCACCGCCGTTGTGGCATGGCCGGCCAATTACGCCACGTTGAGCGCCTGTCTCGATAAACTCGGAGGCGGTGCGCCCGAAGTCACGAGCGTCCGCCCGCCGGAGTTGTTCCGCAGTTTGACGGGGTCGAGCACGGCAATACAGCGCACGCGCAAGCTCATCCAGCAGGTCGCGCCGTCCGACGCGACGGTTCTCATCCTTGGGGAATCAGGCACGGGAAAGGAGGTAATCGCCCGCAACCTGCATTACTATTCGCCCCGTCGAAGCAAGCCTTTCGTACCGGTCAATTGCGGCGCCATACCCGGCGAATTGCTGGAAAGCGAGCTTTTCGGCCACGAGAAGGGTGCCTTCACCGGAGCGCTGAGCTCCCGCCAGGGGCGTTTCGAAATGGCCGAAGGCGGCACCCTTTTTCTGGACGAAATCGGCGATATGCCCTTGCCGATGCAGGTCAAGCTCCTGAGAGTCTTGCAGGAACGCTGTTTCGAGCGGGTCGGTAGCAACAAAACGATTTATTGCGATGTACGCATCATTGCGGCGACTCACCGCAATTTGGAAGATGAGATCGGTCGAAACCGGTTCCGGGAAGACCTCTATTACCGTCTCAACGTCTTTCCGATCGAGGTTCCTTCGTTACGCGACAGACTGGAAGATGTGCCGGCTCTCGTGGAGGATCTGACCGCCCGTCTTAGAGCCGAGAAGCGCGGTGATCTGCGACTCACCCCGGCGGCACTCCGAGCGCTTCAGCGCTATCACTGGCCCGGCAATGTCCGCGAACTAGCCAACTTGATCGAGCGTCTGGCGATTTTGTATCCGAACAGCGTGGTTGATGCGGCCGATCTGCCGGAAAAATTCCAGCAGTACGTCAAACCGGAAGACGCTGCTCCGAGGCGCCGGCTCCAGGGCGAGACCACCGCCTCTACCGAGGGGCTGGGGATTGTCCGGTTACCCGGGGAAGGCTTGGACTTGCGCGAACACCTCAACAATCTGGAATGCGAATTGATCAGACAGGCTTTGGATGAATGTAACGGCGTTGTGGCTCATGCCGCCAACCTTCTCAGAATGCGGCGTACCACCCTGGTCGAGAAATTGCGGAAATACGGCCTGCGGGGCGAGGAAACGACGGTAATTTGACGCCCCTACGAAAGCGGGCTGCTCAACTCTTTGTTTTCATTAGGCATTAAGCTGGCACCTTGATTGCTTCCTGCCGGTCAGGTTCAACATCACCGGATCCGGCATTTCCTTGGCTAAAGCGTTTCTTACCGCGGTTTATCGGTTCGTAGCGGGAAGCAGGGTTGTAGGTCGGCGATCCCTTGCCGATAAAGGGCCTTGGCAAACTGATAGCTTGGAAAAGGATTGTCGACATCGATCCGGGGCTCCGCTACACCGAGTCGAAAACGGCTCCAATCAAGCTTTCGACAACGTCCTGCGCTTGCAGGATGCCTTCGAGGTATTCAACGCGCTTTCGGAAAATCTGACCCGATCCTATCTCGACCTCGAAAGTCAGGTCGCGCGTCTTAGCGAAGAACTCGCTGCCGCCCGAAACGAAAAGCTGAAGACCCTAGCCGAAAAGGAGCGATTGGCGAATCGCCTGCAACTGCTGTTGGAAACCCTGCCGGGTGGCGTGGTCGTGATCGACGGCCAAGGCTTCGTCATCGAACACAACCCGGTGGCGGGACGCTTTCTCGGCGAGCCGCTGCTGGGTCGGAACTGGCGCGATGTCCTCGATTCCTTGCCCATTGTCGAGAACCCTCACCAACGGCTTTTGCCCGACGGAAAAACGGTCAGCCTGACCATCAGCCCGTTAGGCGACGAGCCGGGCCAGATCGTGCTCCTTACAGACGTCACGGAAATGCGCTCACTTCAGGAGTGGGCGGATCATCAGAGGCGACTTTCGGCGCTGGGAGAAATGGTAGCGAGTCTTGCCCACCAGGTTCGGACGCCTCTAGCTGCCGCGTTGCTGTATGCATCTCATCTTACGAGGCCCGACCTTGACGTTTCCCATCGCTTGAAATTCGGGGCCAAGCTGACCGAGCGGCTCCAGCATTTGGAACGTCAGGTCAACGATATGCTTGCGTTCGCCCGGATGGGGAGCTTGAGCAAGGAGCAGTTCTCCATCGACGATCTCCTGGCGAAGCTGGCGGAAAACTGCGAGCCGCTGATGCAGGGCAAGGCGATAGAGTTCACGGTGATCAACCGTTCCAGTGACGATGGTTTGCACGGCAACGGCGACGCACTCCTGGGCGTGTTGATCAATTTGGTGGCCAACGCTGTGGAAGCCGTCGGCGGTGAGGGCAGTATATGCGTCGTCGTGGATCAGCCCGAGCACCAATACTTGGATATCAGTGTGTCCGATGATGGCCCGGGCATTTCCGGAGACGTTAGAGAACGAATTTTCGAACCGTTTTTCACCACACGAAGTAACGGCACAGGGCTTGGGCTGGCTATCGCAGACTACGTGGTCAAGGCTCATTTCGGGCAAATATGGTGCGAGTCCGAGCAGGGATACGGCGCGACATTTCGTATTCGATTGCCTTTATGTCCGGGCGGCACGCCCTTGCCGGGCAGTTTTTCCGGCCGGTCCGTCTTCATGGGAGGAGTTGATGCAGCAAACTGATATTTTGATCGTGGAGGATGATCCTTCCTTGTCGGAGGCCTTAACGGACACCTTGGAAATGGCCGGCTATCGGACGATAGCCGCGGGCGACGGTGCGGAGGCGCTCGCCAGATTGGCGGAGGCGCCGGTTCGATTAGTGATCAGCGACTTGCAGATGCCCAAGGTGAACGGGATGAATCTGCTTGAGCGCATCAAAGCCGACTATCCGGAGATTCCGGTCCTGCTCATGACCGCTTACGGCACGATCGAGA
This region includes:
- a CDS encoding DUF2721 domain-containing protein, with the translated sequence MQASDIAHVIQLAVAPVFLLSGIGALLSVLSARVGRIVDRSRQIEEKHVVTGENLDPEVRCEIDMLSRRTRVAYWAISLCTACALLICTLIVILFVGAFLSLDVSSAIAILFIAAMAALIIGLYFFLHEIYLATASLRFRRRSRVNSDKNRTARVHPLRTEQSGPANGAGSESGLPHPEKVPKT
- a CDS encoding PilZ domain-containing protein, with product MSRARRSDKRHFHRVAHDAPATLSRDDKILPCKILDLSLKGCLIELSNDWDFEPGQIYELRIDLSPTVRIVMDVSLAHRDGTKAGFVCQRADLDSISALKRLVELNLGDEELLERDLRALASSSDH
- a CDS encoding FHA domain-containing protein, yielding MYTFGNNDFRVKRAILMAKLTLTFKGKSLQAITLKPGEIGIGRDPSNALHIDSLAVAPQHAIVESTPEQHIIREVDSRFPVFVNDKKVVEHALSHGDRITVGKHVLFFTEESTFQSESQLEPDPEPEVWTDTDAKFFNGSLQVLNGRQIGLVIPLKKSLVRLGKEGSDVVIIAKRKDGYFISPLAEGTSLTVNDKPVKDQAVLLSDGDIIKINDSLMQFFQE
- a CDS encoding sigma-54 interaction domain-containing protein; the encoded protein is MGLRRILLVQSEDTLYSELSIVLKFLECDVVMRRLDALEEETDAEFDAVFIGVGKDVEQVVLKTVELYRHVPLVLVMDKTSPRPLASGLESRATAVVAWPANYATLSACLDKLGGGAPEVTSVRPPELFRSLTGSSTAIQRTRKLIQQVAPSDATVLILGESGTGKEVIARNLHYYSPRRSKPFVPVNCGAIPGELLESELFGHEKGAFTGALSSRQGRFEMAEGGTLFLDEIGDMPLPMQVKLLRVLQERCFERVGSNKTIYCDVRIIAATHRNLEDEIGRNRFREDLYYRLNVFPIEVPSLRDRLEDVPALVEDLTARLRAEKRGDLRLTPAALRALQRYHWPGNVRELANLIERLAILYPNSVVDAADLPEKFQQYVKPEDAAPRRRLQGETTASTEGLGIVRLPGEGLDLREHLNNLECELIRQALDECNGVVAHAANLLRMRRTTLVEKLRKYGLRGEETTVI
- a CDS encoding sensor histidine kinase encodes the protein MEKDCRHRSGAPLHRVENGSNQAFDNVLRLQDAFEVFNALSENLTRSYLDLESQVARLSEELAAARNEKLKTLAEKERLANRLQLLLETLPGGVVVIDGQGFVIEHNPVAGRFLGEPLLGRNWRDVLDSLPIVENPHQRLLPDGKTVSLTISPLGDEPGQIVLLTDVTEMRSLQEWADHQRRLSALGEMVASLAHQVRTPLAAALLYASHLTRPDLDVSHRLKFGAKLTERLQHLERQVNDMLAFARMGSLSKEQFSIDDLLAKLAENCEPLMQGKAIEFTVINRSSDDGLHGNGDALLGVLINLVANAVEAVGGEGSICVVVDQPEHQYLDISVSDDGPGISGDVRERIFEPFFTTRSNGTGLGLAIADYVVKAHFGQIWCESEQGYGATFRIRLPLCPGGTPLPGSFSGRSVFMGGVDAAN